From Paraflavitalea devenefica, the proteins below share one genomic window:
- a CDS encoding alpha/beta hydrolase: protein MSTILKENLIGLDTHRVIKVYLPPGYNDSKRSYPVVYYCHSIFSTAEKLLEDGKLVNVLEQAFANKIIPEFIFVVADYSSPTTGSLYENSPVSGRWLDFTVHELVPFIDKQFRTISHRDSRAITGDFMGGRGALKLAMTHPEVFSVVYALHPVATGAGYIPWAANEVNWKKIHQAKTFAELAGDGRAQMFVAMAQAFLPNPHRPPFYCDFWMEPDNGEPKLHTENTRKAQAGFLLDQSLEESAPNLQQLRGIAFDWARYDPTPTHVYSNQAFTRKLEDLGIEHEAEEYRGTPWNKNWIANGRVYSRMLPFLGRWLVFEGKE from the coding sequence GTGTCAACCATACTGAAGGAGAATTTGATCGGACTTGACACCCACCGGGTCATTAAAGTATATCTTCCTCCCGGTTATAACGATTCCAAAAGATCTTATCCGGTTGTCTATTACTGTCACTCGATCTTTTCTACTGCAGAAAAGTTATTGGAGGATGGAAAGCTGGTGAACGTACTGGAGCAGGCTTTTGCGAATAAGATTATACCCGAATTCATTTTTGTAGTGGCAGATTACAGCAGTCCGACAACGGGCAGCTTGTATGAAAACTCACCGGTGAGCGGCCGTTGGCTTGATTTCACCGTGCATGAACTTGTTCCCTTTATTGATAAGCAGTTTCGCACGATCAGTCATCGTGATAGTCGCGCGATAACCGGGGATTTTATGGGTGGGCGCGGAGCGCTCAAACTGGCCATGACGCATCCGGAAGTTTTTAGCGTAGTATATGCCTTGCATCCGGTGGCCACCGGCGCCGGGTATATACCGTGGGCAGCCAATGAGGTGAACTGGAAAAAGATCCACCAGGCCAAAACGTTTGCTGAGCTGGCAGGTGATGGCCGGGCGCAAATGTTTGTTGCCATGGCGCAGGCCTTTTTGCCGAATCCCCATCGTCCGCCCTTTTATTGCGACTTCTGGATGGAGCCCGACAATGGCGAACCGAAATTGCATACCGAAAATACCCGGAAAGCCCAGGCTGGCTTTTTGTTGGACCAATCACTGGAAGAAAGTGCACCAAACCTACAGCAATTGCGCGGTATTGCTTTTGACTGGGCCCGCTACGACCCAACGCCTACACATGTATATTCGAACCAGGCATTTACCCGTAAGCTGGAAGACCTGGGCATTGAACATGAGGCCGAAGAGTACCGCGGAACACCCTGGAATAAGAACTGGATAGCCAATGGCCGGGTGTATTCGAGGATGCTGCCTTTTTTGGGGCGGTGGTTGGTGTTTGAGGGTAAGGAGTAG
- a CDS encoding serine hydrolase — MKNKINILFSPIMILKKKYILTRHWITVFVLFAVTPIAFAQQKAKQIDDLMGRYVDNGKFNGSVLVVENGKVIFKKGYGLANMEWNIPNTPDTKFRLGSLTKQFTAMLIMQLVEQGKLKLEGKITDYLTDYPKAAGDKITIHHLLTHTSGIPNYTNLPAFKTFNRNRYKPADFLKQFSDLPLEFEPGSAFAYSNSGYFLLGAIIEKVTGKTYEKVLQENIFTPLQMNNTGYDMFFKILPKRATGYDRWNLEYENAPYLDMSIPYAAGSLYSTVEDLALWDQALYSDKLLSASSKAIMLTPYKSDYAYGWGVYKTQIAQLKDSVEAMGHQGGINGFNTSLIRIPKNKHLVVLLNNTGGTNLGAMQNNILKILYDQPFDLPKISVAYVLGKTLATTSLANALKRYAEIKKQPAYYLNEGEINGLGYGMIATGKIREAIAVFNLNVMEYPQSFNVWDSRGEAYMLNGEKTKAIMDYKKSLELDPYSMNAIRKLNELGEKVADPKEATVEDKILDTYVGKYQLTPSFVISITKEGARLYEQATGQPRHELYAESESKFFMKAIDGKILFVKNEQGSVEKLVLFQNGQEMQGKRVN; from the coding sequence ATGAAAAATAAAATAAACATTTTATTTAGCCCGATCATGATACTGAAAAAAAAATATATACTAACTCGTCATTGGATAACAGTTTTTGTACTGTTTGCCGTTACCCCTATAGCATTTGCTCAACAAAAAGCCAAACAGATCGACGATCTCATGGGCAGATACGTAGACAATGGTAAGTTCAACGGATCTGTGCTGGTTGTAGAGAATGGAAAGGTGATCTTTAAAAAAGGTTACGGTCTGGCAAATATGGAATGGAATATTCCCAATACACCTGACACCAAGTTTCGCCTGGGTTCGCTCACCAAGCAATTTACGGCTATGCTGATAATGCAGTTAGTAGAACAAGGCAAACTTAAGCTGGAGGGCAAAATTACCGACTACCTGACCGACTACCCTAAAGCAGCGGGAGACAAAATTACCATTCACCATTTGCTTACCCATACCTCCGGCATTCCCAATTATACCAACCTTCCTGCCTTCAAGACGTTTAACCGCAATCGATACAAACCTGCTGACTTCCTTAAACAGTTTTCGGATCTGCCACTTGAATTTGAACCAGGTTCTGCTTTTGCCTACAGTAATTCAGGTTATTTTTTGCTGGGAGCTATTATTGAGAAAGTTACCGGTAAAACCTATGAAAAAGTTTTACAGGAAAACATTTTTACGCCACTACAGATGAATAATACTGGCTATGATATGTTTTTCAAGATCTTACCCAAGCGGGCCACAGGCTACGATAGATGGAATTTGGAGTATGAAAATGCTCCCTACCTTGATATGTCCATTCCTTATGCCGCAGGTTCTTTGTACTCAACCGTCGAAGATTTAGCCCTTTGGGATCAAGCTTTGTACAGCGACAAGCTTTTGTCTGCCTCCTCGAAAGCGATCATGCTTACGCCTTACAAAAGCGATTATGCCTACGGTTGGGGTGTCTACAAAACGCAGATCGCTCAGTTAAAAGACTCGGTTGAGGCGATGGGACACCAGGGTGGCATTAATGGCTTCAATACCTCGTTGATCCGGATTCCAAAGAATAAACACCTGGTGGTATTGCTCAATAATACGGGAGGCACTAATCTGGGTGCTATGCAAAATAATATCTTGAAAATATTGTATGATCAACCTTTTGATCTGCCTAAAATATCAGTTGCGTATGTGCTTGGTAAAACACTTGCGACTACTTCGCTGGCAAATGCCCTGAAGCGATATGCGGAAATCAAAAAGCAACCCGCTTATTATCTCAACGAAGGTGAGATCAATGGACTAGGATATGGTATGATCGCTACGGGTAAAATCAGGGAAGCTATTGCCGTATTTAACCTTAATGTAATGGAATATCCTCAATCGTTCAATGTGTGGGATAGCCGGGGTGAAGCCTATATGTTGAATGGTGAAAAGACAAAGGCCATCATGGATTATAAAAAATCACTCGAGCTGGACCCTTATAGCATGAACGCCATCAGAAAATTAAATGAATTGGGTGAGAAAGTTGCCGATCCCAAGGAGGCTACAGTTGAGGACAAGATATTGGATACCTATGTTGGCAAATACCAGTTGACACCTTCTTTTGTGATTTCGATAACTAAGGAAGGCGCCCGATTGTATGAACAAGCCACAGGTCAACCTCGCCATGAACTATACGCGGAATCAGAAAGCAAATTTTTCATGAAAGCAATAGATGGCAAAATCTTATTCGTAAAAAATGAGCAAGGTAGTGTGGAGAAGCTGGTTCTTTTCCAGAATGGGCAAGAGATGCAGGGGAAACGAGTCAATTAA
- a CDS encoding cupin domain-containing protein, with amino-acid sequence MKKAFDNEKPDNSELEKSIAHIIVEIIEYVPNSVVIKTIMKKSTGNISVMSFDSGEGLTEKTSPFETFAQIIEGKAEIVIDKKSSVLESGQGIIIPAHLPNYIKPNGRFKMILTTIKSGYEEV; translated from the coding sequence ATGAAAAAAGCATTTGATAATGAGAAACCGGACAATAGCGAACTGGAAAAATCAATAGCCCATATTATTGTCGAGATTATTGAATATGTTCCTAATTCAGTGGTTATTAAAACCATTATGAAAAAGTCAACCGGCAATATAAGTGTAATGTCTTTTGATAGCGGGGAAGGGTTAACAGAAAAAACTTCTCCCTTTGAGACCTTTGCCCAGATCATTGAAGGCAAAGCAGAAATAGTGATTGATAAAAAATCCAGTGTGCTGGAATCCGGACAGGGCATTATCATTCCCGCGCATTTGCCGAATTATATAAAACCCAACGGACGGTTTAAAATGATATTAACTACGATTAAAAGCGGGTATGAAGAAGTATAA
- a CDS encoding type 1 glutamine amidotransferase domain-containing protein produces the protein MRVLFITTSYNNPVDTGGQTGGWLEDLAVPYYVFMDAGAEVTIASPNGGAILLAPQNQSIIIVTRSARHLLTEAMAMTFLSRSILLKDAKADDFDVVFLSDGYGALWDLAGNRTVKKLLEAFNNSGKPIAAVGHGVAGLLSVRDGGGRLLVKGKRLTAFSNSEERLTGLTGAVPFLLADTLISLGALYTNTTDYLCYVVADDNIITGQNPASSEEVAKRVVAWYSFIKKPNLVVKMQNV, from the coding sequence ATGAGAGTATTATTTATAACTACATCATATAATAACCCAGTTGATACCGGTGGTCAGACTGGTGGATGGCTGGAAGATCTGGCAGTCCCCTATTACGTATTTATGGATGCGGGCGCTGAGGTTACGATCGCTTCCCCCAACGGGGGAGCCATTCTGCTGGCCCCTCAAAACCAGTCCATAATCATCGTAACCAGGAGCGCCAGGCATTTGCTGACTGAAGCGATGGCGATGACTTTTCTATCCCGGTCCATTTTGTTAAAAGACGCGAAAGCGGACGATTTTGATGTGGTGTTCCTGTCCGACGGATATGGCGCTTTATGGGATCTTGCCGGCAACAGAACGGTAAAAAAATTACTGGAAGCCTTTAACAACAGCGGTAAACCTATCGCGGCCGTAGGCCATGGAGTAGCAGGTTTGTTATCAGTACGGGATGGGGGCGGCAGGTTATTGGTAAAGGGTAAACGCCTTACTGCCTTCAGCAATAGTGAAGAAAGGTTAACAGGATTGACTGGTGCAGTGCCTTTTTTATTAGCCGATACGTTGATCTCGCTGGGGGCGCTCTATACCAATACCACGGATTATCTGTGCTATGTGGTGGCTGATGACAATATCATCACCGGTCAAAACCCGGCTTCCTCGGAAGAGGTGGCTAAGAGAGTAGTGGCATGGTACAGCTTCATAAAAAAGCCCAACCTGGTTGTTAAAATGCAAAATGTGTGA
- a CDS encoding CsbD family protein produces MTNKMAEKTELKGNWNEQKGKLKKKFAILTDNDLLYEQGKKEEMLGKLQVKLGKTKEELVKIIESL; encoded by the coding sequence ATGACAAACAAAATGGCAGAAAAGACGGAACTAAAAGGAAATTGGAATGAGCAGAAGGGTAAACTTAAGAAGAAATTTGCCATTCTAACGGACAATGACCTGCTGTATGAACAGGGGAAAAAAGAGGAAATGCTGGGAAAGCTACAAGTGAAATTAGGTAAAACCAAGGAAGAACTGGTTAAGATCATTGAATCCCTGTAA
- a CDS encoding helix-turn-helix domain-containing protein: protein MKLFIKNMVCIRCKMVVKEELTKLGLHCIVVELGEVEIVENITQQQHDQVQRALLRSGLELMDDKKSMLIQKIKNVIIELVHYSEEPLRVKFSEYLSKKLNYDYTYLANIFSEVQGTTIEKFIISHKIERVKELLVYDQLNLSEIAYQMHYSSVSHLSAQFKKVTGLTPSHFKQIKKKRRNMLDDL, encoded by the coding sequence TTGAAACTCTTCATTAAGAATATGGTGTGTATTCGCTGCAAAATGGTAGTGAAAGAAGAGTTAACAAAACTTGGATTACATTGTATCGTGGTGGAATTGGGCGAAGTAGAAATTGTTGAAAACATCACCCAACAGCAGCATGATCAGGTCCAGAGAGCTTTGCTACGATCGGGACTGGAACTAATGGACGATAAAAAGAGCATGCTTATCCAGAAGATAAAAAATGTTATTATTGAATTGGTGCATTATTCCGAAGAACCATTACGGGTTAAGTTTTCTGAATACTTAAGTAAGAAATTAAACTACGATTATACCTATCTCGCCAATATTTTTTCAGAGGTGCAAGGCACAACCATCGAAAAATTCATTATCTCGCACAAGATTGAACGGGTAAAGGAATTACTGGTATATGATCAGTTAAATCTTTCTGAAATAGCCTACCAGATGCACTACAGCAGCGTATCGCATCTTTCTGCCCAGTTTAAAAAAGTGACCGGCCTTACCCCATCCCACTTCAAACAGATCAAAAAGAAGAGGCGTAACATGCTGGATGACCTGTAA
- a CDS encoding ligand-binding sensor domain-containing protein, protein MKYIYLNALFLVFVFHTSCEGQNKTNPPQDNFSKGPNGISESQLKELDTSKVPIGQVRNIKQDRNGNILIAAGWSGVFRYDGKSFTNLTSKLGLPRFWDVLEDRRGNLWFASTDSGVYNYNGKSFQHFTTREGLANNAVMCIYEDKAGIIWFGTGGGGVSRYDGKSFRTFTTKEGHSNNDITTIIEDKTGKLWIGTRGEAFVYDGKTFTTLIHEGKAFNNVWSIIEDKKGNIWFGENGGRANGLWRYDGSVFTKVSQRVVYAVIEDKKGNLWTTGEINPNGKVWALSRYDQKSLYNKMPTLTEIKSGGRGDFLAILEANDGSIWFGALGGVHRYDGKTLTDFKSKEGQK, encoded by the coding sequence ATGAAATACATATACTTAAATGCTTTGTTCCTGGTGTTTGTTTTTCACACCTCCTGTGAAGGGCAAAACAAAACAAACCCACCACAAGATAATTTCAGTAAAGGACCCAATGGCATCTCCGAATCTCAACTTAAAGAGTTGGACACCTCCAAGGTGCCTATTGGTCAGGTTCGTAATATAAAGCAAGATAGAAACGGAAACATTTTGATTGCTGCAGGATGGAGTGGTGTTTTTCGATACGATGGAAAATCGTTTACTAATCTCACAAGTAAACTAGGTTTGCCCAGATTCTGGGATGTTCTGGAAGATCGACGCGGAAACCTTTGGTTCGCTTCCACTGATTCAGGGGTTTATAATTACAATGGGAAATCCTTTCAACATTTTACAACCAGGGAGGGACTTGCTAATAATGCGGTTATGTGTATTTACGAAGATAAAGCCGGCATTATTTGGTTCGGCACTGGAGGAGGTGGAGTAAGCCGTTACGATGGAAAATCTTTTCGAACTTTTACAACGAAAGAAGGACATTCCAATAATGATATTACTACTATCATTGAAGACAAAACTGGGAAATTATGGATTGGCACAAGGGGCGAAGCCTTCGTTTATGACGGAAAAACGTTTACCACTTTAATCCATGAAGGCAAAGCTTTTAACAACGTTTGGTCGATAATCGAAGATAAAAAAGGCAATATTTGGTTTGGTGAAAATGGTGGGCGCGCCAACGGTCTTTGGCGCTATGACGGCAGTGTCTTTACTAAGGTATCGCAGAGAGTTGTTTATGCTGTAATCGAAGATAAAAAAGGAAATCTCTGGACTACAGGTGAAATAAATCCTAATGGGAAGGTTTGGGCTCTTTCCCGTTATGATCAAAAGTCCTTGTACAATAAAATGCCCACTTTAACAGAAATTAAGTCAGGAGGAAGAGGGGATTTTTTGGCGATATTGGAAGCTAACGATGGAAGTATTTGGTTTGGAGCTTTGGGTGGGGTGCATCGTTATGATGGAAAGACCCTCACGGACTTTAAAAGTAAAGAGGGTCAGAAATAA
- a CDS encoding acyl-CoA thioesterase produces MEYSKTYTVKDEHIDVQNIMDGLYYPFYMEYCRHDYIREVLGFDFEEEAKKGVNMVLSKYTLQFVRSLKRGDEFIVTCSPMLDKNNKSVLHFRQTILLNSKVVTKAVFSGTCVKAGGGRPYLPENLLEKLAGAPEWNGEL; encoded by the coding sequence ATGGAATATTCAAAGACCTATACTGTTAAAGACGAGCATATAGACGTTCAGAATATCATGGATGGATTGTATTATCCTTTTTACATGGAGTATTGCCGGCACGATTACATCCGGGAGGTGCTCGGGTTTGATTTTGAGGAAGAAGCGAAAAAGGGGGTAAACATGGTGCTGTCTAAATACACCCTGCAGTTTGTACGGTCGTTGAAAAGAGGCGATGAGTTCATCGTTACCTGCAGCCCGATGCTGGATAAGAACAATAAGTCGGTATTGCATTTCAGGCAAACCATTTTGCTGAATAGTAAGGTCGTTACCAAGGCCGTATTCTCAGGTACCTGTGTAAAAGCCGGCGGCGGCAGGCCCTATTTGCCCGAAAACCTGCTGGAGAAACTGGCAGGCGCGCCGGAATGGAACGGGGAGTTGTAG
- a CDS encoding Tgt2/MlaC family protein, with amino-acid sequence MLSAKSFLLLTLLSTSLLTVQGQSKASGEVLTPIKKLVVQVRTSKDAQALKQLDMESISRYLLADYHAKATPQQLSEFASLFQALFSKIAFPRIRENFKDLASIIYETPEVNGHEATVASMVVIDNPVKKQELKLIYTMVKTSKGWKVKDVAVLGGSMLTGIRDDQVRPLLDAGGIDHLLQEMRKLKDQQR; translated from the coding sequence ATGTTGTCAGCTAAATCTTTCCTGCTCCTGACCCTGTTATCAACCAGCCTGCTGACGGTGCAGGGCCAGTCAAAAGCCTCCGGCGAAGTTCTAACACCTATCAAAAAATTGGTCGTACAGGTCAGGACCAGCAAGGATGCCCAGGCCCTGAAACAACTGGACATGGAGTCTATCTCCAGGTATTTACTGGCCGATTACCACGCCAAAGCCACGCCGCAGCAACTGAGTGAATTTGCGAGCCTGTTCCAGGCACTCTTTTCAAAGATCGCTTTTCCCAGGATCCGCGAAAACTTTAAAGATCTGGCCAGTATTATCTACGAAACTCCCGAGGTAAATGGGCACGAAGCTACCGTAGCCTCCATGGTCGTCATTGACAACCCGGTGAAAAAACAGGAGCTGAAGCTGATATATACAATGGTGAAAACATCCAAAGGGTGGAAAGTAAAAGATGTGGCGGTGTTGGGTGGTTCCATGCTGACCGGCATTCGCGACGACCAGGTACGGCCTTTGTTAGACGCCGGCGGTATTGATCATTTACTGCAGGAAATGCGGAAACTGAAAGACCAACAACGTTAG
- a CDS encoding glycoside hydrolase family 43 protein: MRYKKVLIVTLMALNGALAFSQNREPVLRENVPLDSIRLSDPFILADKNTSTYYMTGTGGLLWKSKDLKKWTGPFPITRTDPASWMGPRPMIWAAELHYYKGKYYYFATFTNRDVKIDTVKGNVIERRACHVLVSDQPDGPYVPMKDPVYLPANKPTLDGTLWVDKDGKPYMVYCYEWLQNWDGTIEKIELKPDLSGSIGEGKLLFKASESPWSKERDEKGNIIPNKVTDGPWLFRTQTGKLGMLWTSWVFNVYTQGVAYSQSGALDGPWIQEKEPVTPPDYGHGMLFRTFEGKLLLSVHSHQEGKDGRTIRIPHLFEVDDTSDKIIVGKPF; the protein is encoded by the coding sequence ATGAGGTATAAAAAAGTTTTAATAGTAACATTAATGGCGCTGAACGGTGCACTGGCCTTTTCACAAAACAGGGAGCCGGTACTAAGGGAAAATGTGCCCCTGGATTCCATTCGCCTGAGTGATCCTTTTATCCTGGCCGATAAAAACACCTCCACCTACTATATGACCGGGACAGGAGGGCTGCTGTGGAAAAGCAAAGACTTAAAGAAATGGACGGGCCCTTTCCCGATCACCAGGACCGACCCCGCCTCCTGGATGGGGCCGCGACCCATGATCTGGGCGGCAGAGCTGCATTACTATAAAGGCAAATACTATTACTTCGCCACCTTCACCAACAGGGACGTGAAAATTGATACGGTGAAAGGAAATGTCATCGAACGGCGTGCCTGTCATGTATTGGTCAGCGATCAACCCGATGGGCCGTATGTTCCGATGAAAGACCCTGTATACCTGCCGGCCAACAAACCTACCCTCGATGGCACCCTTTGGGTAGACAAAGATGGTAAGCCCTATATGGTGTATTGTTATGAGTGGCTGCAAAACTGGGATGGGACCATTGAAAAAATTGAACTCAAACCTGATCTGAGCGGTTCCATAGGTGAGGGGAAATTGCTGTTTAAGGCCAGCGAATCTCCCTGGAGCAAAGAACGCGACGAAAAGGGTAATATCATACCGAATAAAGTAACCGACGGCCCCTGGCTGTTCCGTACGCAAACCGGGAAATTGGGCATGTTATGGACCAGTTGGGTGTTTAATGTATATACACAGGGGGTGGCTTATTCTCAAAGTGGCGCCCTGGATGGGCCGTGGATACAGGAAAAGGAACCGGTTACGCCACCCGATTATGGGCACGGGATGTTATTCCGCACGTTTGAAGGAAAACTGCTGCTATCGGTACATAGTCATCAAGAAGGTAAAGACGGGCGTACCATAAGAATACCCCACCTGTTTGAAGTGGATGATACCAGTGATAAAATTATAGTGGGTAAACCATTTTAA
- a CDS encoding bZIP transcription factor produces MKKSSVIFSALVAGAALFSSCNKNLKDDIRDLEKQVKELEDHNSELKEQIGDIKNSLGSDEPIEATTTFVDDNNVTRTIKDKYHFKAGNNQTQRLVQKSDGNYDIYIERFSDVMWYEGAWLAFTYNPATKEITNKRGGQYWDDEDAYYDNARYDYNLYQQGLTFNITLDSINLSTGAIALKFSATATGEYTGNAYSYYSPNPGKEMSTNFTFTGKLKLYPYEGE; encoded by the coding sequence ATGAAAAAATCATCAGTAATCTTCAGTGCACTGGTTGCCGGTGCCGCCCTGTTCTCCTCCTGTAATAAAAACCTGAAAGACGATATCCGCGATCTCGAAAAACAGGTAAAGGAACTCGAAGACCACAATTCTGAATTGAAGGAACAGATCGGTGACATTAAGAATTCTTTAGGCTCCGACGAGCCGATCGAGGCCACCACTACTTTTGTGGACGACAACAATGTTACCAGGACCATCAAAGACAAGTACCATTTTAAGGCGGGCAATAACCAAACCCAGCGACTGGTACAAAAAAGCGATGGCAACTACGATATCTACATCGAACGCTTTAGCGATGTGATGTGGTACGAAGGGGCCTGGCTAGCATTTACCTACAATCCCGCCACCAAAGAGATCACCAATAAAAGGGGGGGACAATACTGGGACGATGAGGACGCTTATTATGACAACGCCAGGTACGACTATAACCTGTACCAACAGGGGTTGACCTTTAACATCACGCTCGATAGCATTAACCTAAGCACTGGCGCTATTGCATTGAAATTTTCTGCTACAGCTACCGGTGAGTACACGGGCAATGCTTATTCCTATTATTCACCCAATCCGGGCAAAGAAATGTCTACCAATTTTACATTTACCGGTAAATTAAAGCTGTATCCCTACGAAGGGGAATAA